One region of Danio aesculapii chromosome 7, fDanAes4.1, whole genome shotgun sequence genomic DNA includes:
- the tyms gene encoding thymidylate synthase has product MPDTTVEVTNGHCLNGENKKEDTHGGKKEFSLFCDERGYLSLVEFILQNGARKGDRTGTGVISVFGTQARYSLRDQFPLLTTKRVFWKGILEELLWFIKGSTNAKDLSEKGVRIWDANGSREFLDKNGFTDREEGDLGPVYGFQWRHFGAEYKDMHTDYSGEGVDQLQKVIDTIKSNPEDRRIIMCAWNPKDLPLMALPPCHALCQFYVSDGELSCQLYQRSGDIGLGVPFNIASYALLTYMIAHITGLKPGDFVHTLGDAHIYTNHIEPLKEQIQREPRPFPKLRIKRKVEQINDFCAEDFEIYDYDPHPTIKMQMAV; this is encoded by the exons atgccCGACACTACAGTGGAAGTGACAAATGGACATTGCCTCAACGGAGAAAACAAGAAAGAAGATACACATGGAGGGAAAAAGGAGTTTTCTCTGTTTTGCGACGAGCGCGGGTATTTGAGTCTGGTGGAGTTTATTTTGCAGAATGGAGCGAGAAAAGGCGACAGGACAGGCACAGGAGTGATCTCTGTGTTCGGGACACAAGCCAGATACAGCCTCAGAG ATCAGTTTCCGTTGCTGACGACCAAAAGAGTTTTCTGGAAAGGCATATTGGAGGAGCTGCTGTGGTTCATCAAG GGTTCAACAAACGCCAAAGATCTGTCTGAGAAGGGTGTGAGGATCTGGGATGCCAACGGCTCCAGAGAGTTTCTGGATAAGAACGGATTCACCGATCGGGAGGAAGGAGATCTGGGTCCAGTCTACGGCTTTCAGTGGAGACATTTTGGAGCCGAATACAAAGACATGCACACTG ATTATTCTGGAGAAGGAGTCGATCAGTTACAGAAAGTTATTGACACCATCAAGTCGAACCCGGAGGACCGGAGGATCATCATGTGTGCCTGGAACCCCAAAG ATCTCCCTCTGATGGCGCTGCCGCCCTGTCATGCGTTGTGCCAGTTTTACGTGTCAGACGGTGAGTTGTCGTGTCAGCTATACCAGCGCTCGGGAGACATCGGTCTCGGTGTCCCGTTCAACATCGCCAGCTACGCCCTACTGACCTACATGATCGCCCACATCACTGGACTCAAG CCCGGGGATTTCGTTCATACGTTAGGCGACGCCCACATCTACACCAATCACATCGAGCCTTTGAAAGAGCAG ATTCAGCGAGAGCCGCGTCCATTCCCTAAACTCCGGATTAAACGCAAAGTTGAACAAATTAATGATTTCTGTGCTGAAGATTTCGAGATCTATGATTACGACCCGCATCCTACAATCAAGATGCAAATGGCTGTTTAG
- the adcyap1a gene encoding adenylate cyclase activating polypeptide 1a, producing MITSSKTTLAFLIYGLLVQCNVCSPLSYPKIRMETAGFDEEGNSLTDVTFDSDQITIRSSPTVTEDAYTLFSPPSKRLERHADGMFNKAYRKALGQLSARKYLHTLMAKRVGGGSTTEDDNEPLSKRHSDGVFTDSYSRYRKQMAVKKYLATVLGKSPEDLDLHQFLQDVDFGVLPDEDEIEAFLLDWLRQFSSEFPAL from the exons ATGATTACGAGCAGCAAAACGACTCTTGCTTTCCTCATCTATGGGCTCCTAGTTCAATGCAATGTGTGTTCGCCTCTGAGTTACCCGAAAATCAG AATGGAGACTGCAGGATTTGACGAGGAGGGAAACTCATTAACGGATGTAACTTTTGACAGTGACCAGATCACTATACGAAGCTCTCCTACAGTCACTGAAGACGCATACACGTTATTTAGTCCTCCCTCAAAAAG ACTGGAAAGGCACGCTGACGGGATGTTTAATAAAGCCTACAGGAAAGCGCTCGGCCAGTTATCCGCGAGGAAATACCTGCATACATTGATGGCAAAACGCGTGGG AGGAGGGAGCACAACAGAGGACGACAATGAACCACTCTCCAAGCGCCACTCGGACGGGGTTTTCACGGACAGCTACAGTCGTTATCGGAAGCAAATGGCCGTGAAGAAGTATCTGGCCACGGTCCTTGGCAAAAG CCCTGAAGACTTAGATTTGCACCAATTTCTACAAGACGTAGACTTTGGTGTGCTCCCGGATGAGGATGAGATTGAGGCATTTTTGTTGGATTGGCTGAGACAGTTTTCTTCTGAATTCCCG GCTTTGTGA